Proteins encoded by one window of Mus musculus strain C57BL/6J chromosome 10, GRCm38.p6 C57BL/6J:
- the Atp5b gene encoding ATP synthase subunit beta, mitochondrial precursor, translating into MLSLVGRVASASASGALRGLSPSAALPQAQLLLRAAPAGVHPARDYAAQASAAPKAGTATGRIVAVIGAVVDVQFDEGLPPILNALEVQGRDSRLVLEVAQHLGESTVRTIAMDGTEGLVRGQKVLDSGAPIKIPVGPETLGRIMNVIGEPIDERGPIKTKQFAPIHAEAPEFIEMSVEQEILVTGIKVVDLLAPYAKGGKIGLFGGAGVGKTVLIMELINNVAKAHGGYSVFAGVGERTREGNDLYHEMIESGVINLKDATSKVALVYGQMNEPPGARARVALTGLTVAEYFRDQEGQDVLLFIDNIFRFTQAGSEVSALLGRIPSAVGYQPTLATDMGTMQERITTTKKGSITSVQAIYVPADDLTDPAPATTFAHLDATTVLSRAIAELGIYPAVDPLDSTSRIMDPNIVGNEHYDVARGVQKILQDYKSLQDIIAILGMDELSEEDKLTVSRARKIQRFLSQPFQVAEVFTGHMGKLVPLKETIKGFQQILAGEYDHLPEQAFYMVGPIEEAVAKADKLAEEHGS; encoded by the exons ATGTTGAGTCTTGTGGGGCGTGTGGCCTCGGCCTCGGCCTCCGGGGCCTTGCGGGGACTCAGCCCTTCGGCGGCTCTGCCACAGGCGCAGCTTCTACTGCGAGCTGCTCCCGCCGGGGTTCATCCTG CCAGAGACTATGCGGCGCAGGCGTCTGCGGCCCCGAAGGCAGGCACTGCCACCGGGCGAATCGTGGCAGTCATCGGCGCTGTGGTGGACGTCCAGTTCGATGAGGGATTACCACCCATCCTAAATGCCCTGGAAGTGCAAGGCAGGGACAGCAGACTGGTTTTGGAGGTGGCCCAGCATTTGG GGGAGAGCACGGTCAGAACTATTGCTATGGATGGCACTGAAGGCTTGGTTAGAGGCCAGAAAGTACTGGATTCAGGGGCACCAATCAAAATTCCTGTTGGTCCTGAGACCTTGGGCAGAATCATGAATGTCATTGGAGAACCTATTGATGAGAGAGGTCCTATCAAAACCAAACA ATTTGCTCCTATTCATGCTGAGGCTCCTGAGTTCATAGAGATGAGTGTTGAGCAGGAGATTCTGGTGACTGGGATAAAGGTTGTGGATCTGCTGGCCCCATACGCCAAGGGTGGGAAAATCG GACTCTTTGGAGGTGCTGGCGTTGGAAAGACAGTACTGATCATGGAGCTAATCAACAATGTCGCCAAAGCCCATGGTGGTTACTCTGTATTTGCTGGTGTTGGTGAGAGGACCCGTGAGGGCAATGATTTATACCATGAAATGATTGAATCTGGTGTTATCAAtctaaaagatgccacttccaaG GTAGCGTTGGTATATGGACAGATGAACGAACCACCTGGCGCTCGAGCCCGGGTAGCTCTGACTGGTTTGACCGTTGCTGAATACTTCAGAGACCAGGAGGGCCAAGATGTCCTGCTGTTTATTGACAACATCTTCCGCTTTACCCAGGCTGGCTCAGAG GTGTCTGCCTTATTGGGCAGAATCCCTTCTGCTGTAGGCTACCAGCCCACCCTAGCCACCGACATGGGCACAATGCAGGAAAGGATCACCACCACCAAGAAGGGATCGATCACCTCGGTGCAG GCTATCTATGTGCCTGCTGATGACCTGACTGACCCTGCCCCTGCAACCACCTTTGCCCATTTGGATGCTACCACTGTGTTGTCCCGGGCTATTGCTGAGTTGGGCATCTATCCAGCTGTGGATCCACTGGACTCCACCTCTCGAATTATGGATCCCAACATTGTTGGCAATGAGCATTATGACGTCGCCCGAGGAGTGCAGAAAATCCTGCAG GACTACAAATCTCTCCAGGACATCATTGCCATCTTGGGTATGGATGAACTTTCTGAGGAAGATAAATTGACTGTGTCCCGGGCAAGAAAGATACAGCGCTTCTTGTCTCAGCCATTCCAAGTTGCTGAGGTCTTCACGGGTCACATGGGGAAGCTGGTGCCCTTGAAGGAGACCATTAAAGGATTCCAGCAGATTTTAGCAG GTGAATATGACCATCTCCCAGAACAAGCCTTCTACATGGTGGGACCCATTGAAGAAGCCGTGGCAAAGGCTGATAAGCTGGCAGAAGAGCACGGGTCGTGA